In Theileria equi strain WA chromosome 3, complete sequence, the genomic window ATTGAAGCTGCATTGTTTACCCTAAAATCCTTGGCAAATCCAAGATTGCTATTCAAAGTAGACAAAAATGCGCAGCAATTTCATCTGACTGGTTGCTGTGTTTTGGTCAACAATGGCCCTGCATTTGTAGTTGTAGAGGGAAGCAAGCTGTCGATAAAGAGGTACACGAAGCTACTAATGAGGAGGATTAAATGGGATGACTATGAATTGCAAAGTGATATAGTTAACCTACAAAAAACTGATGATAACTTTTGCAAGCATGTCTGGGTAGGCAGCGTCAAGAAGCGAAACTTTCCTCATTGGAGTGTCTATCCGGTTGAATGTGACGAAGAAATCGTGGAACTACTCAAGCAATTCAAAGCTCTGCACTATTTTGAGATGGTACAGAAGTATAGAGATCCACTTGACGATATTTAAAGTATATGGAACAAATCATTCGTTCCAGtgttaaaatattctaTTTTAGATGCCGAAACAAATCTTTCGCGAGCTGTATGGTGTATGTTTTCTGATAATTTTATTAAACTTACGCATTTATCCACGCATTCTACCACATCATAATGTTGACCCAAACAATGACCGGGTCCGCTTAACGAGCCAGCGTTGTGCTTGTTGTACTCTGTAACTCTCTCGACGCACTCCTACATTTAATTATAATCAGAAGAAAACAATATAAAACATACATCGTACAATTTCGTGTACTTTTTGCACTTTTCATTACATGCAGGCTCCAGCTTCACGCGAGGATCGATTTGTGCATCTTCCTCACTAGTAGGAGGTATATAATCTGGGCATTTTAAAAAAAAATGAGGACGATATGGATATGCCATATTGTGAGAAGTATAAACTGAGTGAAGATCGCCACCCTCTAAGAGACTCCACACCGCAGGACCAGAGGCCCATTAGACATAAAATATATGTTATCTATGGTACAATTCGTTTCGGAATTATCATATGTATCACAAATGACAGTAGAAACGTCGTAAAGCATGCTTAGGATGTCAGAGTTACTCAGCAGCGTACCCACTataaaaggaagaagtcGCTAGGTTATGACATTCTTACGGACACCGGCACAGTTCTAGAAACAAATGCTAGCAATATGCAGTAAAATCATCCGCTTTATGAGCACCTCCGTATATCTGAAAGTTCactctacacatttcccTCCACATCATCCTCGTTTAAAAAAAAACGACACATCCTAGTAACAAACTGGTTACCATTGTGTAGCACCTCTGAGCATAAATGACACTTGTCTTGATCGGATAGGTATGGTCCGCCATTGTCTGTTCCATATTTCTACAGATAAATGCCTCGTGTATATTACGATTAT contains:
- a CDS encoding ubiquinol-cytochrome c reductase hinge, putative (encoded by transcript BEWA_006290A); protein product: MAYPYRPHFFLKCPDYIPPTSEEDAQIDPRVKLEPACNEKCKKYTKLYDECVERVTEYNKHNAGSLSGPGHCLGQHYDVVECVDKCLAKDLFRHLK